The following DNA comes from Schistocerca piceifrons isolate TAMUIC-IGC-003096 chromosome 3, iqSchPice1.1, whole genome shotgun sequence.
aagggaggtaatggcagtggcgtaaagtgccctccaccacacaccattgggtggcttgcggagtattaacgtagatgtagaagacaacTGTGAATAAAAACAAATTCTTTGAGTTGAACATAAATAAGAGGCAGTGTCACGGTAACCTAATGTATGATGTAGAAAGTAGTAGTTGGTTATAAGGGGACCTTCGGTTTGTTGTGTGCAGCCGGCGCGCCACTCGAAGCTGGAGAAGGCGGACATCCTGGAGATGACGGTGAAGCACCTGGAGTCGCTGCAGCGGCAGCAGTCGGCGATGGCGGCGGCGACGGACCCCTCGGTGGTGAACAAGTTCCGCGCCGGCTTCAGCGAGTGCGCCGGGGAGGTGGGCCGCTTCCCAGGCCTGGAGGCGAACGTGCGGCGCCGCCTGCTGTCGCACCTCGCCAGCTGCCTCAACGGCAGCGCCATGGCAGCCCAGGCCGCCACCGCAGCCGCGCAGGCCGCCTCCGTCCACGACCAGCAGCAGCAGGTAAACACTGCTCTCTTTGCCTCATCTTCTGGAGGCTTCGCCTCGCCTTCTGGATGGCAACAACGAATCATTTCGTTAGCCTCATATTCCGGTCAATCTGGTAGGTGTGCACTTTATggtcaaatgtgggtgaaatcgtatgggacttaactgctaaggtcatcagtctctaagcttacacactacttaacctaaactatcctaaggacgaacacacacacccgtgcccgagggaggactcgaacctccgccggtaccggccgcacagtccgtgactgcagcacctcagaccgctcggctaatcctgaggGGCTGCACTTTATGGTAGCTTATATCTGCATAGTTCATGAATTTTCCATTCTAACAGCCTTTCTTTAATACACTCATTTGCAAGTTCCAATACCAGAATGCTACTGTGTGTCCAGCATCTCATCCTAAACCACTTGATAGATTTCAACCAAATATGTCTCACAAACACCACACTTCACGAGTATCACGACTGTGCATGTTAGAACTTTCTAGCACCCATACCAGTGGAGATACAGGCAAAACATGGTTTCTCAGCCCCGGATACGTAGCCTGCTCTTCGTGACAGGCGTGTTGTGAGATGGTAGTATCAGGCTGCCTTTTCAATCAGTTTAAAGGTGTCTTGGACGTAGTGGATCATACATACACGTCTTGTGATCTAGGGCCGGGCACTACAGCCCAGTTGGTACTGCTTACACCACATAAGTCGATTCTGGACTACTTCCCTTCCATTTTAGCATATTTCTCTGATACTTCAGCAAAATATATCAATGCCAGCATTAATAGCGATGTACCACTGAAATCGTCAAGTACTGTTTTATGCCAATAAAGAACTTCATCATCCCTTAGAAAAAAAAGTATCTCATTTGATACATGTATTAACACTTTGACTGCTCACCATGTAAACCTTGCCATTTCGTAGGCTGTCAGCCAGTTTATGGCTATTTTAGTGAAATATGTCTCTCAAAACACAACAAAGACCAATCAAGTCCATCTATATATGTGATTTTGTTTTTAAAGGTGAATGAAATTCTACCCCATCAAGTGAATAGTATCAGCAATCAGTGTTACCTTACAACAAAAATGTCGATACACTGTACCTCATCATATTCACATGTAGACCTGCACCACAGACTGCTGATTTGTAGTGAAGCTGTCTATCTTAAGGAAAATAAACGCTGACCTTTGATGGCGTTAGTGCAATATCTTTCCTTCATTGAAGTTAGAACATAACATCTAAGATTTTCTAGTATTAGACTTAGTCATTTTATTTCAATCATTCTATAAAGATAATATTTATGCATCATAGCCATTGCTATGAGTGTCTATTAATGAAAGAAACCATGTATATGAAGAAAATGCAATTCAGTAAAGTTGTTCTCGATATTACCAACTCAATATGTATTGCTACAGAGACTAATGTTTTGACTACAAGAGATGACCACTAGCAGTATACTGTTCCACCTCCATGTACCACTATGTTCATATCACATCCTCTAATGACAATAACGCCTGTGCTGATTCAGTGGTAGGTAAGAATCAAAGGCTCATCAGTAAAGAGATTTAGATTTATTCACCACAATTCTTTCTTGCAACTACTACAAGAGTAACCAAGTAGCCATTCAACATAATAAATAGAGGGCAGAGAGTGACTACATCATGTGAATCAGAGGCTATATAAGTAGTAACTTGTTGTAGAATGCCTGAAATAGTAATCCATTCACCATTTTTGGCTAGACAACATGCATGCGTACACACCTAGAAGGATTTTCCTCAGCTGCGAAGCatttcatttctgtaacacttttaCAGCCTGTGTGCCCCCATTCCTCATTGTGCTTAAGGTTGTGTTTTATGTTTACAGCCTCCAAACACTGCTGGAGTGACGGGAGCACCCACACAGCAGGTAACAGCTATGCCTGTGACTGCAGCACCGACAACAGCGACAGCCACGGCAGTGCAGGTCCACATTGTACCTGCCATGGGCACCTCTGGGGAGCACACGACTGGCCCACTGCTGCTGACGACAGCGGGTGCAGTGAGTGCCGGTGGGTTGCAGCTCCTGCCCACCAGGCTGCCCAATGGAGACATCGCACTAGTACTGCCTCGCTCGCAACTACCTCAACCGCAGCAGCAACAGCcgtcacaacaacaacagcagcagcagcaggctcaACAGCAATCCACCCCCACCGTACTGCCTACACTGGTGCCAATACCCACACGCACTGCCTCCACTGCTTCTGCAGCCTCCTCCACATCGAGCATGTCTTCTGTCTCATCGGCATCCTCTTCTCCGTCTGGAAGTGCCTCGGGATCTTCATCTGCATCAGTGTCACCGGTGGCCTTTGAGAGGTTGGCAGTCAATAGTAGCCCTCCTGCACCTCCGTTAGTCAGTCCCCCTGCACCGACGGTAGTTGTTGCTGCCCCTCCCATGGTCTCATCGCCAGTACCTTCCACGCCATCTGCACCCACCTCACCTGTCGTCCTGTGCCGGGATGTGGCTACATCACCAGCTAACCTTTATTACCAGCCGAGGCCTTATAGCCCACCGATGCAGAAACCTCTATCATTAGTTGTCCGGAAGACGGCACAGCCTGTTGAGGAAGAGAAACCCTGGAGACCATGGTGATGTAGAAATTATTCAACTGTGTAAATTAAACAACTGATGTTACAAATATGCAATTCTGGATAGAACATCACTAAAGAATTCACGATGGAAGTTCATTCTGAAAAATTGTCAatctgaataaacatttttgttatCATGAGATACATGGTGTGTGATATAATTTACTTGAGTGGCAGTTTGTTTCTTATATATGAAATGTGTTTTTGGTGGTTTCTTTTGAGGTGTGCAATACATCAAACAGTATGTTGGCCCTGAACTGTTTAGCCAGTATTCAGTCATctgtcactttttcttttttttacagtatggCCTGCGTAAGAGATTTTGGTGTCTGAAAGAAAAGCAACGATGTCCAGAATGTGCAGACTGATTTTTAGGTTACTTTATACATTATTCTACTGCTCTGTGTGAGACCAATTCATAGAAACACCTTGTTGCAAATCTGTTCTTATTTAataaaaagcaacaatgacatTTAATGGCAGTTCATGTGAGGAATTGTGCATTTATTACTTGTATCAAAACTTGGTTTAAGAGAATCGCAATGACGTATAGTACTGTACATGTGAaaggaaatttttggaaaaaaaactgtGTCAAAATGAGTCAGGGACTGTGAATACCCATTCCCATTCACAAATGAAGTAGCAGTCTCTGAAACTATCCTTGTTCTGTTTTCATAATTATGGATTTCAATTAAATTATGAGATTTGTAAAGATATTTTGGTTGATTCACTTTGATAATTCTTTATGCTATACTTGATCTGTTCAGCTAACATGATCTCTGTTACACATATTTATGGCAGCTGTGTTACTTtatttcatgtgatattcattatgCTCCTCAGTACTGATGTTTTCTGATGATGGGTCCATAAAGAAAATATGGACAAAGgacattatattttattttgaaacttcACAGTAGTGATTTAAGGGCCTTATGGAACATCTGAATCAGAAGTTATGCCTTAACACACTCAGAAACCGATTTCCTGGTAAATGACTAAACTCGTTTGACATTTGGTTTTTATGAGATGTATTCCACAAATTCTTAAGAGGTTGTCACAGCATATTTGATCAGACTTCTATGAGTCTCTTTTTCTCCATGGAGAATGGCAGTATCATTTAACAGACAGTGACCAAAGTGTTTACTTACATATCTCCCTTCCTACAGTCATTTTACTATTTGAACCCAAGTGTGTTGTGAGCACCACATTATGAAAAAGGTGCCTTAATTAGGTTACAGTTCCTGACACTATTTTTTGATATCTTAAAACTGAAACTAGCTATCTGCAATTGTTTTTGGTATAGCACCTGAAATATTACAAACAAATATTACAACCCATGAACTGTGTTAATTTAGTGTTGTAAAGTTgatatttttttacgttttttgaCAATGTTAT
Coding sequences within:
- the LOC124788983 gene encoding protein hairy-like, giving the protein MEKRRRARINNCLNELKTLILDAMKKDPARHSKLEKADILEMTVKHLESLQRQQSAMAAATDPSVVNKFRAGFSECAGEVGRFPGLEANVRRRLLSHLASCLNGSAMAAQAATAAAQAASVHDQQQQPPNTAGVTGAPTQQVTAMPVTAAPTTATATAVQVHIVPAMGTSGEHTTGPLLLTTAGAFDDGLLYSTIQPPEYTQNCPTAGPTRLHTLLTPIPLPPPPPVPPLFPVAPVYVSL